One Cryptomeria japonica chromosome 9, Sugi_1.0, whole genome shotgun sequence genomic window carries:
- the LOC131858376 gene encoding uncharacterized protein LOC131858376, whose protein sequence is MITEDSDRISKEVVDFFENLWRRNEAGQTSLQAELLELIPPLVSRDDNNMLEEPVSMKEVKSAIFWSGFTLGRRIVDEVIVAHEAIHMAMKSRQRRMILKLDIQKAYDRVDRSFLVVVLARFKFCKAWIKWISSMIMQFSASVLVNGSPQGFFSTSWGIQQGDPISPFLFILLAEVLGQSIAHKRFQGMWKGIEIARGVDSTTHS, encoded by the exons ATGATCACTGAGGACTCAGACCGCATTAGTAAGGAGGTTGTTGACTTCTTTGAAAATCTTTGGAGGAGGAATGAGGCTGGTCAGACGAGCTTGCAGGCTGAGCTTTTGGAGTTAATTCCTCCCTTAGTGTCTAGGGATGATAATAATATGCTTGAGGAACCAGTCTCGATGAAGGAAGTAAAATCTGCTATTTTTTGG AGCGGTTTTACCCTAGGAAGGAGAATTGTGGATGAGGTTATTGTGGCCCATGAGGCAATCCACATGGCCATGAAGAGTAGACAAAGAAGAATGATCCTAAAACTAGATATtcagaaagcctatgatagagttgataGGTCTTTCCTGGTGGTTGTGCTAGCAAGGTTCAAGTTTTGTAAGGCTTGGATTAAGTGGATTTCTAGTATGATTATGCAGTTCTCAGCATCGGTTTTAGTCAATGGCAGTCCTCAAGGTTTCTTTTCCACCTCATGGGGCATTCAGCAAGGGGATCCAATATCCCCCTTTCTCTTTATTTTGTTGGCAGAAGTTCTTGGCCAGTCAATTGCTCATAAGAGATTTCAAGGGATGTGGAAAGGCATTGAGATTGCTCGTGGGGTGGATTCCACAACTCATtcttag